One window of Desulfobacca acetoxidans DSM 11109 genomic DNA carries:
- the lipA gene encoding lipoyl synthase, with amino-acid sequence MAYPEWLQGLLGSRLSPERSAESEKLAYRLRNLELRTICQTARCPNQAHCWSQGRATFLIMGEICTRGCRFCNLRPGKPREVEEDEPWRLLRAAQELQLRHLVVTSVTRDDLADGGVAHFAKVVRVVRRGVPGIVLELLTPDFQGQTESLKAVAAAGPDVWGHNIETVPRLYPSIRLGADYRRSLRLLAQIRTIQPGTITKSGLMLGLGETGEEISEVLHDLRQAGVQHLTLGQYLAPSRRHVPAARYVVPAEFDFWGNFARSLGFAKVKSGPLVRSSSP; translated from the coding sequence ATGGCTTATCCAGAGTGGCTGCAGGGGCTCTTGGGTTCAAGGTTAAGCCCGGAGCGGAGTGCAGAGTCTGAAAAGCTGGCGTATCGACTGAGAAACCTGGAGTTAAGAACTATTTGCCAGACAGCTCGGTGCCCCAATCAGGCGCACTGCTGGTCCCAGGGGAGGGCAACCTTTCTTATCATGGGAGAGATTTGTACCCGGGGGTGCCGGTTCTGCAATCTCCGGCCCGGCAAACCCAGGGAGGTGGAGGAGGATGAACCCTGGCGACTGCTCAGGGCTGCGCAGGAGTTGCAGTTGAGGCATCTGGTCGTAACCTCGGTTACCCGCGACGATCTGGCGGACGGCGGCGTAGCGCACTTTGCCAAAGTAGTGCGGGTAGTGCGCCGCGGGGTTCCTGGCATCGTCCTAGAACTTCTGACCCCGGATTTTCAGGGTCAGACCGAGTCATTGAAGGCCGTAGCCGCCGCTGGCCCGGATGTCTGGGGTCACAATATTGAGACCGTTCCCCGGCTCTACCCGAGCATCCGGCTCGGTGCCGATTATCGTCGTTCTTTGCGGTTGTTGGCGCAGATCAGAACGATCCAGCCCGGAACTATCACTAAATCCGGACTGATGTTAGGTCTGGGAGAGACCGGGGAGGAAATCTCCGAGGTGTTGCACGATCTCAGACAGGCAGGAGTTCAGCATCTGACCCTCGGGCAGTACCTGGCTCCCTCACGACGCCACGTTCCGGCAGCGCGCTACGTTGTCCCGGCGGAATTTGACTTTTGGGGTAATTTCGCCCGCAGCCTGGGCTTTGCAAAAGTTAAAAGCGGACCATTGGTTCGAAGTTCCTCCCCGTAA
- the mraZ gene encoding division/cell wall cluster transcriptional repressor MraZ — MFRGRFFHVMDDKGRITIPPRYREILQERTDRHLIVTNLDGYLIAFPQSEWEVIEQRLSQLSFLRKDFRAFQRLFVSGASECPLDRQGRILLPPSLREYAKLDKDVVLAGAVRCFEIWDRQLWDQEMTRIEAMDSDEVRKELGI, encoded by the coding sequence TTGTTTCGGGGGCGCTTTTTCCATGTCATGGATGACAAGGGGCGCATTACCATCCCGCCGCGCTACCGTGAAATCCTTCAGGAGCGCACCGACAGGCATCTCATTGTCACCAACCTGGACGGCTACCTGATCGCTTTCCCCCAATCGGAATGGGAGGTCATCGAACAGCGATTAAGCCAGCTTTCTTTTCTCCGGAAGGATTTTCGTGCCTTTCAGCGGCTGTTTGTTTCCGGAGCGTCTGAATGTCCATTAGACCGGCAGGGCCGGATTCTCCTCCCACCCAGTTTACGGGAATATGCTAAGTTGGACAAGGATGTTGTTTTAGCAGGGGCGGTGCGTTGTTTTGAAATCTGGGACCGGCAGCTTTGGGATCAGGAGATGACGCGTATTGAAGCCATGGACAGTGACGAAGTGAGAAAGGAATTAGGGATCTAG
- a CDS encoding DUF2335 domain-containing protein, with product MPKNRQNKKNKGDLSSCSPLPSSSPSPNNLQFLSAARSAPLPLPSELEAYESILPGAAQRIFLMAEAQSNHRQRLEVKALSIEGRNSLLGILAGWFLGTLGLLTSGLCIYSGHDAAGATIGGISLASLVGTFIYGTRERRLEREHKYLAFQNQRKSQKK from the coding sequence ATGCCAAAAAACCGGCAGAATAAAAAAAACAAAGGGGACCTTTCCTCTTGTTCCCCACTCCCATCCAGTTCTCCAAGTCCTAATAATTTACAATTTCTAAGTGCAGCCCGATCGGCGCCACTACCTCTTCCTTCAGAATTAGAAGCCTATGAATCTATTTTGCCTGGAGCGGCCCAGCGAATATTTTTAATGGCTGAGGCTCAATCAAATCATAGGCAAAGGTTGGAAGTTAAAGCGCTATCTATAGAAGGAAGAAATAGTTTACTCGGAATTTTAGCGGGATGGTTTCTGGGAACGCTCGGCCTTTTAACTAGCGGTTTATGTATTTATTCTGGTCATGATGCTGCAGGAGCGACAATCGGCGGTATAAGTTTAGCCTCTTTAGTGGGAACTTTTATTTATGGAACTCGCGAACGGCGTCTTGAACGAGAACATAAATATCTTGCCTTCCAAAATCAACGTAAAAGCCAAAAAAAATGA
- a CDS encoding DNA methyltransferase produces MTHNQLDLFSVGPCNLHCSEAEFVAEIEKFDEFGKATQVFVFPDQAVNIPVYINEFWTAKQRAAHSLHEISYRACFKPQLPRFFIERLTRLGEVVYDPFMGRGTTLIEAALWGRVPIGCDINPLSEILIRPRLNPPDISEVKSRLTAIDFNQPVDILDDLLVFYHPETLRAITNLRTYLLERAGGGELDRIDAWIRLVATNRLTGHSKGFFSVYTMPPNQAVSVASQQRINEKRQQIPPWRNVPDIILKKSRSLLGKLTLSDRQALKENAPHALLLTGSAENTPAIPDQTVSLVVTSPPFLDIVNYQTDNWLRCWFNGLDASQVRIWQVKRPLEWQERMQQVFAELNRVLKPGGHVAFEVGEVRGGKLLLETLVVPAAQAAGLKPLMVIINNQAFTKTANCWGVDNLKKGTNTNRIVLLKKNCL; encoded by the coding sequence ATGACGCATAACCAGCTTGATTTATTCTCTGTCGGACCCTGTAATCTGCATTGTTCTGAGGCGGAGTTTGTCGCTGAAATTGAAAAGTTTGATGAGTTCGGCAAGGCAACCCAAGTTTTTGTCTTCCCCGACCAGGCAGTCAACATTCCGGTCTATATTAATGAATTCTGGACTGCCAAACAGCGGGCGGCCCATTCTCTGCACGAAATATCGTATCGGGCCTGTTTTAAACCGCAGTTGCCGCGATTTTTTATCGAGCGCCTGACGCGCTTGGGCGAAGTGGTCTACGACCCTTTCATGGGGCGGGGCACCACCCTGATTGAGGCGGCTCTGTGGGGGAGGGTGCCAATCGGCTGCGATATCAACCCCCTGAGTGAGATACTGATACGTCCCCGATTAAACCCACCGGATATTTCAGAAGTGAAATCCAGGCTTACTGCTATTGATTTTAATCAGCCGGTTGACATCTTGGATGACCTGCTGGTTTTCTATCACCCTGAGACCCTGCGCGCCATCACCAATCTGCGCACTTATCTGTTAGAGCGGGCCGGGGGAGGTGAGCTTGATCGGATCGATGCCTGGATTCGCCTGGTGGCCACTAACCGGCTGACCGGGCATTCCAAGGGATTTTTTTCTGTCTATACCATGCCGCCCAATCAGGCGGTGTCGGTGGCGTCACAGCAGCGGATTAATGAAAAACGCCAGCAAATCCCGCCCTGGCGAAATGTTCCGGATATTATCCTAAAGAAAAGCCGTTCCCTGCTGGGCAAATTGACGCTTTCAGACCGGCAGGCCTTGAAAGAAAACGCCCCCCATGCCCTCCTGCTCACCGGCTCGGCTGAGAATACTCCCGCCATCCCGGATCAGACCGTGTCTTTGGTCGTCACCTCTCCACCCTTCCTTGACATTGTCAACTATCAGACGGATAATTGGCTCAGGTGTTGGTTCAATGGCCTGGACGCCTCCCAGGTCCGGATCTGGCAGGTGAAAAGACCACTGGAGTGGCAGGAACGGATGCAGCAGGTCTTTGCCGAACTGAATAGAGTCTTAAAGCCTGGGGGCCATGTGGCCTTTGAAGTGGGCGAGGTTCGAGGGGGGAAACTGCTGTTGGAAACTTTGGTGGTGCCTGCGGCTCAGGCAGCCGGACTGAAGCCTCTCATGGTTATCATCAACAATCAGGCCTTTACTAAGACTGCCAATTGCTGGGGAGTGGACAATCTCAAGAAAGGGACGAATACCAATAGGATCGTGCTTTTGAAAAAAAACTGCTTATGA
- a CDS encoding DNA translocase FtsK has translation MPTNKKVKKKAVAVSRRPAPPIAPPPVRRLGQELGALVLLVLDAFLILSLASYNPADPQTLAALGKAAAVANWAGKAGALLSAWLMGAIGLAAFWLPIMVSWLALQCYQRTAGVLSPWTVVAYLALPLTSAGLLALGWPVLNWGSGLLWGGGAMGRWLTDLSQPVLNLAGTVLVLTAASLAAFMGVTRLSYVAVLRRLAGVLGNLARSRPSAPHSEGEREPVIERQRSLSKVTALEINHSVKQEAAPPIASAGPASPVLETPPASTPEPAPAPGGPEKSGKRTQKAKMPPISNFQLPPVDFLSPPPPYDQQVQEEALLAQARKLENTLMHFGVEGKVVAIRPGPVITMIEFEPALGVKISKVTGLADDLALALKALSIRIVAPVPGKAVIGIEVPNPKRQLVTLREVLSHEIYHKSPSRLTIALGKDITGQSVVADLAKMPHLLIAGATGTGKSVGLNAMIISILYKATPEEVRFLMVDPKRIELSTYEGIPHLLHPVVTNPKVATTSLRWAVEEMERRYGLLSDMEVRNIENYNQKLIKEQQVYTDDEDEPKLRLLPYIVIIIDELADLMLVSSRETEEYLIRLAQKSRAAGIHLILATQRPSVDVITGLIKANFPTRISFQVSSKVDSRTILDTIGAERLLGMGDMLFIPPGTSRLKRIHGAFVSEDEVKRVVEYLKTQQAPVFEVGILEMQEEEAKEEEMGDKDEKYADAIEIVAETRQASISMLQRRLRIGYNRAARIIEMMEKEGLVGPSDGIKAREVYVPRR, from the coding sequence ATGCCTACCAATAAAAAAGTAAAAAAGAAGGCCGTCGCCGTTTCCCGTCGGCCAGCCCCACCGATTGCACCGCCCCCGGTTCGGCGACTCGGTCAGGAACTGGGTGCCCTCGTCCTCCTGGTGTTGGATGCCTTTCTGATTTTGAGCCTGGCCTCCTACAACCCGGCGGACCCCCAAACCCTGGCGGCCCTCGGCAAGGCTGCGGCGGTAGCGAATTGGGCCGGTAAAGCGGGGGCTTTATTGTCGGCCTGGCTCATGGGCGCCATCGGTCTGGCGGCTTTCTGGCTGCCCATCATGGTGAGCTGGCTAGCCCTGCAATGTTACCAGAGGACCGCCGGGGTGTTGTCGCCCTGGACGGTGGTTGCCTACCTGGCATTGCCACTGACCAGCGCCGGTCTTCTGGCGTTGGGTTGGCCTGTCCTCAACTGGGGGAGCGGTCTGCTATGGGGAGGCGGCGCAATGGGGAGGTGGCTTACCGACCTGTCGCAGCCGGTGTTGAATCTAGCCGGGACGGTGTTAGTACTGACGGCTGCTTCCCTGGCCGCTTTTATGGGTGTTACGCGTCTTTCCTATGTTGCCGTTTTGCGTCGGTTGGCGGGAGTGTTGGGAAACCTGGCCCGGTCCCGGCCATCAGCGCCGCACTCTGAAGGTGAACGGGAACCGGTCATCGAACGGCAGCGATCTTTATCCAAAGTTACCGCCTTGGAGATCAATCATTCGGTCAAACAGGAAGCTGCACCTCCTATTGCCTCGGCTGGTCCTGCCAGTCCTGTTCTAGAAACTCCCCCGGCCTCTACGCCGGAACCGGCACCTGCGCCCGGAGGACCGGAAAAATCCGGCAAACGCACCCAAAAGGCCAAAATGCCGCCTATCAGTAACTTCCAGTTGCCGCCGGTGGATTTTCTGTCTCCGCCGCCGCCTTATGATCAGCAGGTTCAGGAGGAAGCCCTACTGGCCCAGGCCCGGAAGCTGGAAAACACGCTGATGCACTTCGGTGTAGAAGGTAAGGTGGTGGCCATCCGCCCCGGCCCGGTGATCACCATGATCGAATTCGAACCGGCCCTGGGTGTCAAGATCAGCAAGGTCACCGGTCTGGCTGATGATCTGGCCCTGGCCCTCAAGGCCCTGTCCATCCGCATTGTCGCCCCGGTGCCGGGCAAGGCGGTCATCGGCATCGAGGTTCCCAATCCCAAACGCCAGTTGGTCACCCTGCGGGAAGTGCTCAGCCATGAGATCTACCACAAATCCCCTTCCCGCCTGACCATTGCCCTGGGTAAGGACATTACCGGCCAGTCGGTGGTAGCGGATCTGGCTAAAATGCCGCACCTGCTCATCGCCGGGGCCACCGGCACGGGCAAGAGCGTCGGGCTTAACGCCATGATCATCAGCATTCTCTATAAGGCTACCCCGGAAGAGGTGCGCTTCCTCATGGTGGACCCCAAGCGCATTGAATTATCCACCTATGAAGGTATTCCTCACCTCCTGCATCCGGTGGTTACCAATCCCAAGGTGGCCACCACATCCCTTCGCTGGGCGGTGGAGGAGATGGAGCGGCGTTATGGTCTGCTCTCCGATATGGAAGTGCGCAATATCGAAAACTATAATCAGAAGCTGATCAAAGAGCAGCAGGTCTATACCGATGACGAGGATGAGCCAAAGCTGCGCCTGCTGCCTTATATTGTCATAATCATTGATGAATTGGCCGATCTGATGCTGGTCTCCTCCCGGGAGACGGAGGAATATCTCATCCGCCTGGCCCAAAAATCGCGCGCCGCCGGCATCCACCTGATCCTGGCTACGCAACGGCCCTCGGTGGACGTCATCACCGGCCTCATCAAAGCCAACTTCCCCACCCGGATTTCTTTTCAGGTCTCCTCCAAGGTGGACTCCCGCACTATTCTGGACACCATCGGCGCCGAGCGCCTCCTGGGTATGGGCGACATGCTCTTCATTCCGCCCGGCACCTCCCGGCTGAAACGTATCCACGGCGCCTTCGTCTCTGAAGACGAGGTCAAACGGGTGGTCGAGTATCTTAAAACCCAGCAGGCGCCGGTTTTTGAGGTGGGCATCTTAGAGATGCAGGAAGAAGAGGCCAAAGAGGAGGAGATGGGGGACAAAGATGAGAAATACGCCGATGCCATTGAAATCGTCGCCGAGACCCGGCAGGCGTCTATCTCCATGCTGCAGCGGCGGCTGCGCATCGGCTATAACCGGGCCGCCCGCATCATCGAAATGATGGAAAAAGAGGGCCTGGTGGGACCGTCCGACGGCATCAAGGCACGGGAGGTGTATGTCCCGCGGCGGTGA
- a CDS encoding nucleotidyltransferase family protein — MRTKPDKNKRPQELSQAQILNLLRELLPKLREKYGIQRLALYGSFAKARSHGQSDVDILVHLIKPLGFDFIALAFDLEKALGRKVDLTTFETLTRSEANPRHQPIVRDIKKSLIYV; from the coding sequence ATGAGAACCAAACCCGATAAAAATAAGCGACCCCAGGAACTTTCTCAGGCTCAGATTTTAAACTTATTGAGAGAACTACTACCTAAGTTACGAGAAAAGTATGGTATCCAAAGGTTGGCTCTTTATGGTTCCTTTGCCAAAGCAAGGTCTCATGGGCAGAGTGACGTCGATATCCTGGTGCACCTGATAAAACCCCTGGGGTTTGATTTTATCGCTTTAGCTTTTGATTTGGAAAAGGCTTTGGGTCGCAAAGTTGACCTGACGACTTTCGAAACCCTGACCCGAAGTGAGGCAAATCCTCGCCATCAGCCTATCGTGCGGGATATTAAAAAGTCACTCATTTATGTCTAA
- a CDS encoding UDP-N-acetylmuramoyl-L-alanyl-D-glutamate--2,6-diaminopimelate ligase, with amino-acid sequence MSGLDGPAGKNLAQLLSGLKYLRIWGDEQVPVQGLAYHSGRVASGEVFVALKGCQTDGHLYIDKAIERGAAVVVLEDAVEPTPGVVCVQVPDTRLALAHMAAAFYDHPSCNLTVVGITGTNGKTTTSYLLEAIWQASGAQVGVIGTVNCRFGSQVRSSPVTTPESLDLQDLLAEMRAAAVDCAIMEVSSHALDLKRVQAVRFAAGLFTNLSQDHLDYHGDMESYFAVKSRLFCELLTDCGDGPQLAVINRDDPWGQKLLPQTSPPVLTYGFAAGADIRPEDITLTHQGIQARLHTPYGRLDIVSPLMGRYNLYNILAASGAALGLGISPEHVVTGLANITGVDGRLEPVAAPGQPLVLVDYAHTPDALEKVLAALKALDFDRIITVFGCGGDRDRRKRPLMGQVVARGSDVVIITSDNPRTEEPLAIIEDILAGLREMNCPRLDVSEAREGHRGYLVIADRRQAIRQAIAIGNPGEVILLAGKGHETYQILGTRRIHFDDREEAAAALSARAKNVTDPDKLRQAANRRKGA; translated from the coding sequence TTGTCCGGATTAGACGGCCCAGCCGGTAAAAACCTGGCACAACTCTTGAGTGGGTTGAAGTATCTGCGTATCTGGGGAGACGAACAGGTCCCGGTTCAGGGATTGGCTTACCATTCCGGCAGAGTAGCCTCGGGTGAGGTTTTCGTAGCCCTCAAGGGCTGCCAAACAGATGGTCATCTCTATATCGACAAGGCTATCGAGAGAGGCGCAGCCGTCGTGGTGCTGGAAGATGCAGTCGAACCTACTCCTGGAGTGGTTTGCGTTCAAGTTCCTGATACCCGCCTGGCACTGGCGCATATGGCGGCGGCCTTTTATGATCATCCTTCTTGCAACCTGACCGTGGTCGGCATTACCGGCACAAACGGCAAAACCACGACATCGTATCTGTTAGAGGCTATCTGGCAGGCCAGCGGCGCCCAAGTGGGGGTTATCGGCACCGTGAACTGCCGTTTCGGTTCCCAGGTGCGCTCCTCGCCGGTAACGACGCCGGAGTCGCTGGACCTGCAAGATTTACTGGCTGAAATGCGGGCTGCCGCGGTTGATTGCGCCATAATGGAGGTATCCTCTCACGCCCTGGATTTGAAGCGGGTGCAGGCGGTGCGGTTTGCTGCGGGACTGTTCACCAATCTATCGCAGGACCATCTGGATTATCATGGCGATATGGAATCGTATTTTGCCGTTAAGAGCCGTCTTTTCTGCGAACTGTTGACAGACTGTGGCGATGGCCCGCAGTTGGCGGTGATCAATCGGGATGACCCCTGGGGGCAGAAACTGCTGCCGCAGACCTCGCCGCCGGTGTTGACCTATGGGTTTGCCGCGGGCGCTGATATCCGGCCAGAGGACATTACCCTGACGCACCAGGGTATTCAGGCTCGGTTACATACTCCCTATGGCAGATTGGACATTGTTTCGCCCCTGATGGGTCGCTACAATCTCTATAATATCCTTGCCGCCAGCGGAGCGGCCCTGGGTCTGGGGATCAGTCCGGAGCACGTAGTCACCGGGTTGGCCAACATCACCGGGGTGGATGGCAGATTAGAGCCGGTAGCGGCGCCCGGACAGCCCCTGGTCTTGGTTGACTATGCCCATACGCCGGACGCCCTGGAGAAAGTCCTGGCCGCTTTAAAGGCACTAGATTTCGACCGGATAATCACTGTCTTCGGCTGCGGCGGCGATCGGGACCGGCGCAAACGCCCCCTGATGGGCCAGGTGGTGGCCCGGGGCAGCGATGTGGTCATAATTACCAGCGACAACCCGCGTACGGAGGAGCCTTTAGCAATCATCGAAGATATTCTTGCAGGCTTGAGAGAGATGAACTGCCCCCGACTCGATGTTTCTGAAGCTCGAGAGGGTCACCGGGGCTATCTGGTGATTGCCGACCGCCGGCAGGCTATCCGTCAGGCGATCGCCATCGGCAATCCTGGTGAGGTTATCTTACTGGCCGGTAAAGGACACGAAACCTACCAGATACTGGGAACCAGGCGGATTCATTTTGATGATCGGGAAGAAGCGGCGGCGGCGTTATCTGCCAGGGCCAAAAATGTAACAGATCCTGACAAGCTGCGACAAGCTGCCAATCGGAGGAAGGGGGCATGA
- the rsmH gene encoding 16S rRNA (cytosine(1402)-N(4))-methyltransferase RsmH — MRDLAIDTGILHVPVMVQEVLAELQCQPGHIYVDGTVGLGGHAEAILLRSSPTGQVVGLDQDSAALQIAALRLLPYGPRVYLIHSCYTQLAEILQQRRIESVDGILLDLGISTEQLKSSGRGFSFKGKEPLDMRMNPDVQTTTAADLLNTEPEAQLSRMFWELGEERWARRIARNIVRARQQAPLITTNQLVEVILRSLPPKTGMKRIHPATRVFQALRIAVNQELEKISAFIPQAIKVLAPGGRLVIIDYHSLEDRIVKRAFIEAERAGSVRRRYKKPLIPGEAEVASNPSARSAKMRTVEKLPASPDKNLKTGSRR; from the coding sequence ATTAGGGATCTAGCCATTGATACGGGAATTCTCCATGTCCCGGTGATGGTGCAGGAAGTTCTGGCGGAACTGCAGTGCCAACCCGGCCACATCTATGTCGACGGCACGGTTGGGTTGGGTGGACATGCCGAGGCTATTTTGCTCAGAAGCTCTCCTACCGGTCAGGTAGTGGGCTTAGACCAGGACTCGGCGGCCCTGCAGATTGCGGCCCTGCGATTGCTCCCTTACGGTCCCCGGGTATATCTCATTCACAGTTGTTATACGCAGTTGGCGGAGATTTTACAGCAGCGGCGGATAGAATCCGTCGACGGCATACTGCTTGATCTTGGCATCTCCACCGAACAGCTCAAGAGCTCTGGCCGTGGTTTCAGTTTTAAAGGGAAGGAACCCTTGGACATGCGGATGAATCCTGATGTTCAGACAACAACGGCCGCTGATCTGCTCAACACCGAACCTGAAGCCCAGTTAAGCCGGATGTTCTGGGAACTGGGGGAAGAGCGCTGGGCCCGCCGGATTGCCCGCAATATCGTGCGGGCGCGTCAACAGGCCCCCCTGATAACCACCAATCAATTAGTGGAGGTTATCCTCCGATCCCTCCCACCCAAGACCGGTATGAAACGGATTCATCCCGCCACGCGGGTTTTCCAGGCCCTCAGAATTGCAGTTAATCAGGAACTGGAAAAAATATCCGCGTTTATTCCCCAGGCTATCAAGGTCCTGGCCCCGGGCGGACGGTTGGTGATTATCGACTATCATTCTCTCGAAGACAGGATTGTAAAGCGGGCCTTTATCGAGGCGGAGCGGGCTGGATCAGTCCGCCGTCGATATAAAAAACCGCTGATTCCCGGCGAAGCGGAAGTCGCTAGCAATCCCAGCGCCCGCAGCGCCAAGATGCGGACAGTGGAGAAACTGCCCGCTTCCCCGGACAAAAACCTAAAAACCGGTTCAAGGAGGTGA
- a CDS encoding penicillin-binding protein, giving the protein MLGKWIRVRIILVGLGLGIFFLAVFCRIVELKFIRGPALEEMAVREHEKHCPVLPIRGSIMDRNQAELAISTFVKSLGAHPRRLTEKKLLSRKLAPLIGIPAPQLLELLARDRPFIWVKRHLTPQQTEAVENFKANYEKINLGQEKNIDSKDASLDAMYLIPEARRYYPHQSLAGPILGFCDIDGRGLEGLERQFDEYIYGKPQKCINILDARGHIVISSEKELIDDTMGDNIILSIDRTIQYIAEKELQQGVNKWHAAGGYVVVAAPQTGEILAMAQIPGFDPNHYFQYTKEHYQNRNVTMALEPGSTFKIFTVAAALDAKVVKPMDKFHCENGAYSLGACGVIHDVHPYGGLTVSEIIKKSSNIGAAKIGLKLGPHRTAHYLKGFGFGQRTGICYSGENYGLVRNITSCRSLIDRVTVSFGQGITITPLQMTMALAALGNDGILMQPLLVKKIIDHKGETVKNFHPTAVRQVLSPQTAKTMLDMMKTATEPGGTGTEAVPPGYTVAGKTGTAQKVVGRAFSKSKYNSLFVGLTPAENPVLAIVVVIDEPKGAIYGGVVAAPIFREIAAQSLRFLGYYPQQHPPTTPTSPPLKSPKPPLKETPTPTPEPLPTVQASLTSIPLETDSLQQMPNFKGMTIRQVISLLNRAGMRYRIEGRGFAVEQRPAPGEPLPSDKFCWVKFKPQS; this is encoded by the coding sequence ATGCTTGGCAAGTGGATACGTGTCCGCATAATTCTCGTGGGCTTGGGGTTGGGTATTTTCTTCCTGGCGGTGTTCTGTCGGATTGTAGAATTAAAATTCATCCGAGGCCCGGCCCTAGAAGAGATGGCGGTGCGAGAACATGAGAAGCACTGTCCCGTCCTACCTATTCGGGGCTCGATAATGGATCGCAACCAGGCGGAACTTGCCATCAGCACCTTTGTAAAATCCCTGGGAGCACACCCGCGCCGTCTTACTGAAAAGAAACTGCTTAGTAGAAAGCTTGCTCCTCTTATCGGTATACCAGCGCCTCAATTACTTGAGCTTTTAGCAAGAGACCGGCCGTTTATCTGGGTTAAACGCCACCTGACGCCACAACAGACCGAAGCAGTGGAAAACTTTAAAGCCAACTATGAGAAAATAAATTTAGGTCAGGAAAAGAATATTGACAGCAAAGATGCCAGTCTAGACGCCATGTATCTGATTCCGGAGGCACGACGCTATTATCCCCACCAGTCTCTGGCCGGACCGATCCTCGGATTCTGTGACATTGACGGACGCGGTTTGGAAGGTTTGGAACGCCAGTTCGATGAGTATATTTATGGCAAACCGCAGAAGTGCATTAACATACTGGACGCCCGCGGTCATATCGTTATCTCGAGCGAAAAAGAATTAATCGATGACACTATGGGCGACAACATAATCCTCAGCATCGATCGAACGATTCAATATATTGCAGAGAAAGAATTACAGCAAGGGGTCAATAAGTGGCATGCCGCCGGTGGTTATGTCGTGGTAGCCGCGCCTCAGACCGGGGAAATCCTGGCCATGGCCCAGATCCCAGGCTTTGATCCAAATCACTATTTTCAATATACTAAAGAACACTATCAGAATCGCAATGTAACGATGGCCCTTGAACCCGGTTCAACTTTTAAAATCTTTACTGTGGCGGCGGCCTTGGATGCCAAGGTGGTAAAGCCCATGGATAAATTCCACTGCGAGAACGGCGCCTATAGTCTGGGGGCATGCGGAGTGATCCATGACGTTCATCCTTACGGCGGCCTTACTGTCAGTGAAATAATCAAGAAATCGAGCAACATCGGAGCCGCCAAGATAGGTCTCAAGCTTGGCCCGCACCGAACGGCGCATTATTTAAAGGGCTTCGGCTTCGGTCAGCGGACTGGAATCTGTTATTCGGGAGAAAATTACGGTCTGGTGCGCAATATCACCTCCTGCCGGTCCCTGATTGATCGGGTCACCGTCTCCTTCGGCCAGGGCATCACTATCACACCGCTGCAGATGACCATGGCGCTGGCGGCGTTGGGCAACGACGGCATCCTTATGCAGCCCTTGCTTGTTAAAAAAATTATCGATCATAAGGGGGAAACCGTCAAAAATTTCCACCCCACCGCAGTTCGCCAGGTACTATCCCCCCAGACCGCGAAAACAATGCTGGACATGATGAAGACCGCAACTGAACCGGGCGGAACGGGGACCGAGGCGGTACCGCCAGGCTACACCGTAGCTGGCAAGACGGGCACGGCCCAAAAAGTGGTAGGCCGGGCCTTTTCCAAAAGCAAGTACAATTCTTTGTTTGTCGGATTAACGCCGGCCGAAAACCCCGTCTTGGCCATTGTGGTGGTCATCGATGAACCAAAAGGGGCGATTTACGGCGGTGTGGTGGCCGCACCCATCTTTCGGGAAATTGCCGCCCAATCGCTGAGATTTTTGGGTTATTACCCCCAACAGCACCCCCCCACCACCCCGACTTCGCCTCCGCTTAAGTCGCCGAAACCACCTTTGAAAGAGACTCCGACCCCGACGCCCGAACCATTGCCGACGGTGCAGGCCAGCCTGACAAGCATTCCGCTAGAAACCGATTCTCTCCAGCAGATGCCGAATTTTAAGGGTATGACCATCCGCCAGGTTATCTCTCTGCTCAACCGGGCGGGAATGCGTTATCGGATCGAAGGCCGGGGCTTCGCGGTGGAACAGCGGCCGGCACCCGGAGAGCCGCTGCCATCAGATAAATTCTGTTGGGTGAAATTTAAACCCCAGTCCTGA
- a CDS encoding cell division protein FtsL, with product MARNNVRTIALDKVLLGDNRRFASASPVPQIGAAKMMVIIVLLAGLVFTGLLFTWSHLQYLELSSQISQTYNDQKELHNLNRKLRIELMNLKSLARLESLATENFSMAPPESHQVVNLR from the coding sequence ATGGCTCGCAACAATGTTCGCACGATTGCATTAGACAAAGTACTCTTGGGTGATAATCGACGGTTCGCTTCAGCCAGTCCGGTTCCACAGATTGGGGCGGCAAAAATGATGGTCATTATCGTCCTGCTGGCCGGTCTGGTTTTTACCGGCCTGCTTTTTACCTGGTCGCATCTGCAATATCTCGAACTCAGTTCCCAGATCTCGCAGACCTACAATGACCAGAAGGAATTGCACAATTTAAACCGCAAGCTGCGGATAGAACTGATGAATCTGAAATCTCTGGCTCGGTTGGAAAGTTTGGCTACGGAAAACTTCAGCATGGCACCACCGGAGTCACATCAGGTGGTCAACCTGAGGTAA